From the Streptomyces sp. NBC_01216 genome, the window ATGGGCAGAAAGGCTTCGGTGGAGACGTAGAAGGGCGCGCCGAGAACCGCGGCGACGGGCACGGCGAGGGGATTGCCGGGCCCGGCCAGCCGGGCGACGAGCTCCTGTGGCACGAGGCCGAGGATCGCAGCGGCAATGGCGACGGAGACGATCAGCGGTATCGCCAGGCTGCGGGCGAGGTCCAGCGCATAGCGCAGGGCGGGGCGGGCCTCCGCGCGCCATCCGCCCCATGCGGCGGTATCGGTGAACGGGTCGTATAGCGGGGAGGCACAGGTGTCGTCCGCCGCGGCCGGGTGGGTCACCGGGCCGCTTTCGGAGGTGACCACCGCGGCGGACGCTTTGGCGGGGCGCAAAGCGCGCTCCAGGTGGGCCACGTCGGCCATCAGCGCGGCGAGCAGCACAGCCAGACAGGTCGCCACCACGTAGGCCACGGTGACTTTCCAGCCGAACAGCGGGATGAGGACGGCGACGATGACGGGGTCAAGGACCGGCGAGGACAGCAGGAAGGCGGTCAGCGTCGCCGTCCGGATCCGCGCGTTGATCATCCCGATGACCACCGGGACCGCGGAGTACGTGCAGAAAGGGGTGAGGAACCCCAGCAGGATCCCCTTCGCCGCTCCGGGCAGCCGGCCGCCGCCGAGCCAGTTCTGCAGGCGGGATATGCCGATCCTGCGGGCCATCAGCGCCATGAGCGCCGAGACCACGACCAGCAGGACGGCCAACTCCACCAGCAGCACGCCGAATTCGGTCAGCGCGGCCGACAGCCGATCACTCACCCCTCTCACCTGTCTGCCAGGGCGCCAGGGCTCGCGAGCTGTTCGCGACCCGCACCGGTGCGAGCCCCATGACCACCTCGGCGGCGGTCGGGAACTCGTCCAGGCAGTCCGGGTTCACACGCACGTGGCTGGCAGTCCCGACGCGCTCGACGAACACGAACTCCAACTCGGCGAGACGACGGACATGAGCCGAGACCGTCGACTGTCCCACGCCCGTCGCGGCGGCCAGCGCCCCGATCGTCATGGACGTGCGCTCGGTGGCCAGCAGGTGAAGCAGCTGCAGCCGGGTCGGGTCCGCCAGGCACCCGAACCAGCTCGCGTACGCCTCCGCAGAAGAGCGGTCCAGCATGACTCTCTCCCTCATTCCCATCCATCGTTCATCGACGATGATAGCTCATGGGGGAGTGGCGTCTTCAGCCGACGCACGGAACGCCACGCAGGAAACGCCCGACATCCACGACACGGTCGGCGACACGCAGGGCCGCAGGGCGCCAAGGGGTGACGCGACCCTGCACGCGCCCCGGCCTCACGTCAACCCCCGAAGGACTCACGACGCAGACCGCTTAGCGCTGTGTCCACCACGTGAGCGCTGCCCCGCTGGCCGTGGTGGCGAGGGCGACCAGCCATCCGGGGATGCGTTGCACGGTCAAGTGCACTTCTCCGCAGCGGAGTTCAAACGCGGGGGCGGGCTTTCCGGCCCTCTTGGTCTTTTCCATGTCTCTGATTCAACGCAGAGCGCAGACCGTGCACCATGTGGCGTTGGCTAGCGGATGAAGTACGTCGGACCTGATCGCCAAACGTGCAGGTCAGCGATCTGCCGCGTCTTGAGCTGCCGAGTCCCCTTCCCTTTTTGGTTCTGTCGCAGGTGTCGCCGTAACCTATACCACCCCATCTGACCTGGCCTTTTGCTATTCGCCACCCCCTTGCGCCACCACCTTCGCGTGCAGGAGGACCTATGCCGCGTAGACCCCGCCCCCGTGCTCGGTACCCGGATGCCCCGAACTGACGGCCCGTGGTGGCCGCTGTGCCGCTCACGAGCGCGGTGCGGGTGGGACCGTGCCCAGGGTGAGGCGGCCTCCCCCCGAAGTCCGCGCCGACGCGGCGGGCACGGTCCGGGGTCCGCGCGCCGGCGGCCGGCGACGGTGTCCCGCCCGGGCGTCCGGCCGGGGGCCGGCCCTCGTACAGTGCAGGCATGAGTGATCACGTGGTGCTGCGGGTGAAGGGACGAGTGCTCGTCGGTCCGGAGGACGTCCGGGACGAACTGTGGTGCGTCGACGGGCGGATCACCTTCACCCGCCCTTCCCGCGAGGCCCTGACGGTACGGGGCTGGGCGCTGCCCGGCCTGGTCGACGCGCACTGCCATGTCGGGCTCGACCGGCACGGGCCGGTGGACGACGCCACCAGCGAGAAGCAGGCGCTGACCGACCGCGACGCGGGCACGCTGCTGATCCGCGACGCCGGTTCGCCCTCCGACACCCGGTGGATCGACGCGCGCGAGGACCTGCCGAAGATCATCCGGGCCGGCCGGCACATCGCCCGCACCCGCCGCTACATCCGCAACTACGCACATGAGATCGAGCCGGCGGAACTGGTCGCGTACGTGGGGCGGGAGGCGCGGCGCGGGGACGGCTGGGTCAAGCTCGTCGGCGACTGGATCGACCGGGAGGCCGGGGACCTGACGGCCTGCTGGCCGCGGGCCGAGGTCGAGGCGGCGATCGCGGAGGCCCACCGTCTCGGCGCCCGGGTCACCGCGCACTGCTTCGCCGAGGAGTCGCTGCGGGACCTGGTGGAGGCGGGCATCGACTGCGTCGAGCACGCCACCGGGCTGACCGAGGACACCATCCCGCTCTTCGCGGAGCGGGGTGTGGCGATCGTCCCGACGCTGGTGAACATCGCGACCTTCCCGCGGCTCGCGGACGGCGGAGAGGAGAGGTTCCCGCGCTGGTCGGCGCACATGCGCCGGCTGTACGAGCGCCGCTACGACACCGTCCGGTCGGCCTACGACGCGGGTGTCCCGGTCTACGTCGGCACCGACGCGGGCGGTTCGCTGGCGCACGGCCTGGTCGCGGCGGAGGTCGCCGAGCTGGTCAAGGCAGGCATCCCGCCGCTGGAGGCGCTCTCGGCGACGGCCTGGGGGGCGCGGTCCTGGCTGGGCCGCCCCGCCCTGGAGGAGGGCGCGCCCGCGGACCTGGTCGTCTACGACGAGGACCCGCGCGCGGACGTCCGCGTGCTCGCGGCGCCGCGGCGGGTGATCGTCAACGGGCGGGTGATCGGCTGAGAGCCTGTCGGGTGGTCTTCGGCCGGCAGCGTGCGTGTCAGGGTGTGACCGCCCGGTCAGAGGCCACCCGACAGGCTCTGAGGGCTCGTCGGGTGGCTCGGTGCTCGTGTGGGGGTCAGGGGGTCAGGAACGCCAGGCGGGCCTTCTTCTCGGGGATGAAGACCTCCGGAAGGTCCACCTCCGGCAGGAGGACTTCCGGGCCCAGCACGAAACCCGTGCGGACCAGCCGGGCGATCGCCTTGTGGTTGTCGGTGTCCGGTTCGGCGACGGCGCGGGTGCGGCCGGTCAGCGCGAAGTCGGTCAGCTCGGCGAGCAACTTGCTGGAGAAGCCCGGCTCGGGAGTGGTGGCCGGGGCGAGGAAGAGGTGGACGCCGATGTCCCCGGGCCGGACCTCGTAGCACGCGGCCACCCGGTCGGCCGACGGCTCGTACGTCTGGAAGAGTGCCACCGGCTCGCCTTCCAGGCGGGCCAGGAAGCCGTGGTGGGTGGTGAGCGAGTCGAGGTGCGCGTAGATGTTCCGCACCTGCTCGACGGTCGTCCCGCCCATGCCCCAGAACCGGGCGCGCTCCTCGTTGACCCAGCGGTGGATGAGGGGGGCGTCGGCCTCGGGGTCGACGCGGTCGACGCGGACGGTGCCGAAGCCCTCCACGGCGCGCAGGTGGACGGGCTCAGTGGGCGTCATGGGGATGCTCCTTGGAGAGGTGGTGCCAGTCGGTGGTGACGGGGACGAGGTCGCCCCGCAGCCAGAGGGGCAGTTGGTCACGGTGGTGGGGGTCTCCGGCGACCCCCGAGGCGCCGAACGGGACGACCCAGAGGCTGTCGTCCCGTTCCGCCAGGTCCCATACGTAGCGGGCGGCCGAGCTCCGGGCGCTGCGGTCGGTGAAGCCGGGGACGCTGGAGGTGGACAGCACGCAGTCGTGGTCCCCGGCGAGGCCGGGCCACTGCGCGTCGTCGTGGTCCGGGAGCGCCTGCCAGGGGGCGAGCCGGTGCGTCACGCCCCAGGCTCCCGGCTCCGGGCCGGTGGCGACCTCCTCGAGTGCCTCGCGGACGATCCGCGCGATGTCCGCCACCGGCACCGGACCGGCGACCAGCAGGGTCTCCAGGGCGTAGGCCACCCGGGGGCCGAGCGCCAGCCAGGGCTGGAAGACCGCGGGATACGGGGTGGGTTCGCGCAGCGGGGCGAAGACCGGGTGTCCGGTGATCCGCCGCACCACGGCCCCGCGTACGGCTGCGTACAGGCCGGCGTCGGTGCTCTCGGCGTCCATGCGCCGGTCCCAGGCGAGGAGCCGGTCCCGTATCCGGGTGGCGGCCGGGGAGAGCGTGCCGGGAGCGGTACCGGAGGGCGCGTCGCGCGCGGCGACGACGCGGGAAGCGGGCGTGACGCCGGACGCCGTGCCGCCGGGTGGCCGGGGCGTGCCCGCCGCCCGTACCACCGCCAGCAGGGGCGCGGCGGACGGGTTGTCGGTGTCGGTGTGGACCGACGCCATCGCGCCGGCCGTCCAGGCGGCCGACGCGCCGAGCAGGGTGTCGATCCGCGCCGCGCGGTGCGCCGGGGCGAACTCCACGCCGAGCGGGGCCGCGAGTCCCCGGGCGTTGGCCATGACGGCATGGCCGCGGACCTCGGCCCGTGGCAGCGGGGCCGGTGCCTCCCGCCACCGGTGACGTGCCTCCCAGGCGGGCACCACCCGCAGGGAGTTGGCCCGGTCGCGGACGGGTACCCGGCCGGCGACACGGTGCAGCAGGCCGCCTTCGGTGTCGGCGGCCTGCACGACGTTCACCGGTTCGATCCACCCGTCGACGGCGCGGTCCACGTCGGCGACGCGGTGTGCGCCGAGCAGCGCGCTCAGCGCACCGAATCCCAGCTCCCCGGTCACCCGGGGCACGCAGCGCAGACTGACGGCCTCCCAGGACGCCGTGGCGCCGGTGTCCTCGTCCCGTTCCGGGCCGTCGGCCGCTCCGGGAGCCGCTCCGACCGGTCCGGTGACCACCGGACCCCGGTCCGTCTCGATCACCTCGGTCGCGACCGGCTCGCCGCCCGCGACCTCCACCGTCTCGACGTGCGCGGACGCGGGACGCCAGCCGTCGGGGCCGAGCGCCTCCACGCCGCCGCCGGCCCGTCGGCGCAGGCGTTCCCGGTACAGGTCCTGGTAGTCGGCCATCGCGTTGGTGATCGCCCACGCCACCCGCCCGGTGTGGCCGAAGTGCGGCAGCCCGGGGACTCCGGGGACGGCGATGCCCACCACGTCGTACTCCGGGCAGGCGAGGCGGATCTGCTGGTAGACCCCGGGCGCCTCGATGAACCGGTGCGGGTCGCCCGCCACGATCGGGGCGCCGCTCGCCGTCCGCTCGCCGGACACGACCCAGCCGTTGGAGCCGGCCGTGCCCGGCCCGTCGGTGGCGAACAGCTCGGTCCACTCCTCGCCGAGCCGGGTGGCGACCGTCTCACGCCAGATTTTGGCCGGGAAGCCCGCGAAGAGGATGTGGGTGGACAGCCAGACCGCCAGCGGCGTCCAGGGCTCCCAGCGCCCGGCGGAGAGTCCGGTCGCGGCGAACTCCGCGGCCCGGCCGGCTCCCGCCGGAAGGCCGTCGTTGACGCCGTCCGCGTACGCCCGCACCCACGCGCCGGTCTCCGGGTCGAGCCGTTCGAAGCAGCGGCGTGCGGTGTCGGCGAGGCGGGCCCGCCGTACGAAGGTGTCCCAGGGGACCTCGGCGGCACCGAGGAAGGCCGCCGTGGTGCCCTGGGCCCGGTGGCGTTCGACCTCCAGCTGCCACGCCCGGTCCGTGGCGGTCACGCGTCCCTGCGCGAAGGCGAGTTCGCGGGGATCGGCGGCCCGCAGATGCGGAATCCCCCAGGCGTCCCGGTAGACCTCGATTGTCACTCTGATCCCGATCTCTTAGGTTAGGCTGTCCTAACTTATGCGAGGGGTGTCCGGGAGGCAATCCCGGACCCGAGGGGAGGAGGGTGCGATGGGGCACGGTTGGGAGGGGGTGGTCCTCAGGCTGCTGCGCGGCAGGGACTTCACGTTCACGGTGACGGGCGCCGAACAGGTCACCGAGCACTATCGTCGCGTGTACGTCACGGACGGCGGCCTGCTCGCCGCCGCGGGCGTCCATCCGACGATGTGGGTGCGGATCTGGTTCGAGGGCGGCGGCAAACCGCACCAGCGCGCCTACACTCTGGTCGACCCGGACCCCGAGGCCGGCACCTTCGGCCTGGAGTTCGCCCTGCACGACGGCCTCGCGAGCCGCTGGGCCCGCACCTGCCGGCCCGGCGACACCGTGGCCGCCACCCTCCAGGGCACCGGCTTCACGGTTCCCGAGCCGCGGCCCGGCCGCCTGTGCGTGGTCGGCGACGCGGCCTCCCTGCCCGCCGTCAACTCCCTGCTCGACGCCCTGCCCGGTGTCCCCGCCACCCTCTGGTTCGAGACCGTCCACGCCTCGGACGAGGGCTTGCCGGTGCGCCTCGACCCGGACCGGCACGAGCTGCGCCGGGTGCCGCGCGAGCGGGACGGGGCCGCCCTGGTGGAACGCGTGACGGCGGAGCTGCCCGGACTCGTGGGCGAGGACCCGTACGTCTGGATCGCCTGCGACACGGTCACCACCCGCACGCTCAGCGCCCGGCTGCGCCGCCGCGAACTCGGGCTCCCCAAGGAGCGGGTGCACGCCCTCGGGTACTGGCGGCCCTCCTGACGTGGCTCCCCACGCGGCGGTGCGGGGGGTCTTCCGGGTGGCGGCCTCCCGGTCCGGCGGGTTCGGGTGCCGGGTTGACTTTCCGTGACCCGGGGCGGGTCCCCTTCGTTGGTCAGCCTTGCGCGCGTGACGGCGACCGGTGCGACGCGCGGGGCGCGCGGGAACGGATGTGTCGAAAGAATCGAATGCGGGCACGGAAATCCCCCGTTGGGGTGAACTCACCTCAGGTGTCTGCTGGTTCACTCTCCGTGCGTAAAGATTCCGGTGTCTCGAGTCGCCGACGCCGCACGGGCCGCGTGTCCCCGCGGTGCGCGGCCGGCGACGCCATGTCTCCCTGGGGGTTCCGCCACCGTGAACAGCAACACCTTCCGCCTGCCCGTACGCCGAACCGCCGCGGCCGTCGGCGCGCTGGCCGTCGGGCCCGTGCTTCTGGCGGCACCCGCGGCGCACGCCACGGGCGGTGAAGGGCGAGCCACCGCCGTCGTCCTGCGGACCGGCCTCGATGTCTCCCTGCTCGACAAGACCGTGGAGGTGCCGCTGCGCACCACCCTCAACGAGGTCACGGCGCCGGAGACGCAGAGCCGGACGGCGCTCACGGTGAACGTGCCCGGTGCCGAGAAGGACCGGCCGATCGACCTCCTGCGGGCCGAAGTCGCCACCTCCAGGGCCACGGTGGACGAAAGGAAGGCCGAGGGATACGTGAACCTGGTCAAGGCGCGGGTCCATGTGCCCGGCCTGCCCCTGCTCTCCCTGATCGAAGCCGAGAAGGTCACCGCCAGGGCGCTGTGCGAGGTGGGGGAGCAGCCGATCGCGGAGGCCGGCGTCCTCGGGCACGTGACCGTCTTCGGCAAGAAGACCACCCTCTCGACGGGCGGCCGGACCCAGGTCACCGTGCCCGGCGTCGGCGAGGTGGTCCTCGACCTGTCCCGTACCTCGACGACCTCGCGCACCGCGGCGGCCACCGCCCTGGAACTCAAGGTGGAGGTCGACCCGCTGAAGTTGGGTGTGGCGGAGGTCAAGGGCGTGGTGACGCTGGCCGAGGCGACCTGTGCGACTCCGAAGGACACCCGGACCGGCGGGAAGCCGACGGAACGGCCCACCGAGCGACCCGCCTCGGAGCCGGCCGACGGGGGTGGCGTGACGACCCAGAACGGGGGCTCGAACCCCGCCGGGCAGAGTCTCGCCGAGACCGGCGGAAGCTCCACGACCCCGTACCTGGCGGGCGGCGCCGTCGTCCTGCTCGCCGCCGGCGGCGGGGCGCTCGTCCTGGCCCGCGGACGCGCCCGCGCCTGACGCAGGCCGCCACCAGCAGGGGGGACGGGGGCCCGGGGCCGTCGGGGAAGCCGAAGGCCCCGGGGGGCGGGAGCCTGGGCGCGCGGAGCGGTGTCGGGGAGCACCGGGGGGTCCGCGCCGCCCGCCACGGGGCCGAGGTGTGCCGGCCCGGTGGCACACCGCGGGGAGGACGGGGCCGGCGGCCCCGCCCTCCCCGCGGCACACCGGCACCCCGCGAGCCCGCTCCGGCACACGCCGTCTGCGTGCCCCGCCGGATGTCAGCCCGCGATCAACAGCGCCTGGTCCAGGGCCTGGAGGAACCGGTTCGTCGTCGCGCGGTCGCGGACCGCGAGACGCAGCCAGTGCCGGTCGAGGCCCGGAAACGTGTCGCCGCGCCGCGCCGCGAAACCGAGCGCCCGCAGCCGCTCGCGCACCGCGTCCGCGTGGGCGATCCGCACCAGGACGAACGGGCCTTCCGCCGACGCCACCGCCCGCACCTCGTCGAACTCCGCGAGTCCGGCCAGCAGATGCGCCCGCTCGACACCGATCCGGTACGCCGCGCGCTCCGCCTCCGCCAGCGCGGCCCGGGACATGCACGCCTCCGCCGCCACCAGGGCCGGCGTGGACACCGGCCACAAGGGCTGTGCCCGTTCCAGGGTGGCGATCGTCTCCCCGTCCGCGAGGACGTAGCCGATGCGCAGCCCCGCGAGACCCCAGGTCTTGGTCAGGCTGCGCAGAACCACCAGGCCGGGCACGTCCGTCCGCCCGGCCAGCGACTCCCGCTCGCCCGGCACCGCGTCCATGAACGCCTCGTCCACCACCAGGGTGCGTCCCGGCCGCGCCAGTGCCGCGAGCGACTCGGCGGGGTGCAGCACGGACGTCGGGTTCGTCGGATTGCCGACGACGACCAGGTCCGCGTCCGCCGGAACGAGCGCCGGATCGAGACGGAAGCCGTCCTCCGCGCGCAGCAGGACCCGGCCCACCTCGTGCCCGGCGTCGCGCAGCGCCGCCTCGGGCTCGGTGAACTGCGGGTGCACCACCACGGGGCGTCTCGCCGGCAGGGCCCGCGCCAGGAGCACGAACGCCTCCGCGGCGCCCGCCGTGAGCAGTACCCGCCCGGTCGGCAGATCGTGCCGCTCGGCGACGGCGGCCCGCGCGGACCGACCGTCCGGGTACGCCGCGAGGCTCGTGAGCGAGTCCGCGATCCGCTCCCGCAGCCAGTCCGGAGGGGTGTGGGTCCGTACGTTGACCGCGAGGTCGACGAGTTTCTCGTCCCGTACCTCCGCGTCACCGTGGTGCCGCAGATCGTGGACGTCAGTGTGCGCGTGCGTTTCCATGGCCGCCGTCGGGTGGGTGGGGATGGTGGGGGGTGAGCGGAGTCCGGGAGCCGGGCTGGGTGGGGGTGGGTCGAACGCCGCCTGACCACGGGTGTACCCCCGCGCCCGTGGCAACAACCGCACGGAGGCGGCGTCTTCGTCCGGACGAAGCGGGATGGAACGGGCGAGAGCGCACGTAGCGTGCCGCGACCGTCGCTTCGGCACGACGAGTTCGGCCCCGTCCCCGGTCTCGGCGGCGGCCAGCAGCGCGGCCGCCTCGGCCACCGACGCCGTCCCCGACACCGCCAGCGGCACCGCCGACGGATGCGGCACCGGGACGGCGGCCAGCGCCCCCGACGCGTACGCCAGCACCGGGACGCCGAACCGCTCCGCCGCGCCCGTGATCCCCGGCTCGTCGGCGCGTGTCCGCAGCGTCGCCAGGGCCCGTACGGCCGAGACCGGCAGCCCGGCCTCGCGCAGCGCCGCCTCGACCAGACCCGCCACCTCCTCGGCGCGGACCCCCGAACGCGCCCCGACACCGGCCACCACCCGACAGCCGGGCCTCGCCTCGTCTCCGGCGTCCGCCCCGGCCGTCCGGCCGTCTCCGCTCGCGTCCCCGGCGCTCATCGCGTCCCCCAGAGCAGGAACACCGGAGCCACCGGGGCGGCCGACGAGGCGTCATCGGGCAGCAGCCGCTGGGAGCGGAGCAGGACGCCCCCGACCGAGAACCCGGAGGACTCCAGGGCCGAACGCAGCGGAGTCAGCCGTTCCCGAGCCGCCGCCGCCACCACGACCGCCCGCCGCGCCCGCCGCGCCGCGGTCAGGACGACCGTCCGCGGGTCCCGGCAGCCGTCTCCGACGAACACCCCGTCCGGATCGGAGAGATGGGACAGGACCGTCGGCGCCGCCCCGCGCACCACCCGCACCTCGGCGCCCAGCGCCGCGGCGTGCCCGCGGATTCGTGCGGCGCCCGCATCGGTCTCCTCCACCGCGACCGCGCCGGCACCGAGCCGGGCGCACTCCACGGCCACCGAACCGCAGCCCGAGCCGATGTCCCAGACCAGGTCCCCGGTCCTGGGCCCCAGCCGGGCGAGGACCAGCGCCCGCGCCTCGTACGGCAGCGGCGGTGCCACGGCCGGGGCGTCGCCCTCCCCGGTATTCCGGCCGGTACGGGGGAAACCGGAACCCGCCCGGGAGCCTTCCCCGGACCGTGCGCCGGCCGTCGCCCCCGGCAGGAACTCCGTGTCCGGCAGCGCCCAGTGGCCCGGACCGGTGAGCGGCCCGGACACCGCGGGCGCGTGCCGTTGCGGCCGGGACTCGTCCAGGCACAGGACCAGGTCCACCGCCTCCCAGACACGGCACATCGCCTCGTGGGGGGTGACCCGTTCGAAACGCTCGCGGAAGGGGTCGCCGAGGGCCGAGAACACCACCAGCGTCCGGGAGTCCACCCGGTGTACCAGGGCCGCGCCCAGTTCCGCCGGACCCACCCCGGGGCCGGGCAGTACCGCCACCTTGGGGTGGACCCGGCACACGTTGACCGCGCGGTCGAGCGCGGGCCCGTCCCAGGCCGCGGCCCCGTCCACCACGACGGCGTCGTCCCATGCCGGCCGAGGGCGCGCGAAGGCGAGTCCCACCGCCCCGGCTCCCCTGCGCGCGGCCGGGGCGCGCACGAACAGCCGGCCGCCTGCCGGGACGGACTCCGGGGCGCCCGGTGCCTCGGCGCGCGCCTCCGCCACCGGCGTCGCCTCGCTCGTCCAGGAACCCCCGCCACCCGCGTCCGCGTCCGCGCCGGAACCGGTCACCGTGAACACGTGAACACCCTCCCCGCGACCCGCTCGGCGAGGTGCGCCGGGCCCCGCCGATCCGATAGCAAAGGCCCATGGCCGTACTCGTCGCGCTCGGCGCGTTCCTCATGACGCTGTTCGGCGGGTGGACGGCGCAGCGCGTCACCGACCGGCGCCACCTGGTCCTCGGGCTTGCCGGCGGACTGATGCTCGGCGTGGTCGGACTCGACCTGCTGCCCGAGGCGATGGAGGCCGCGGGGAACGAGGTCTTCGGCGTGCCTCGGGCACTGCTGCTGTTCGTCGGCGGCTTCCTCCTCGCACACGTGGTCGAGCGGCTGCTGGCCGTCCGCCGGGCCGCGCACGGTCTCGGGGCCGACGAGCGGGTCCCGCAGGTCGGACTGACGGCCGCGGCGGCGATGATCCTGCACAGCCTCATGGACGGCATCGCGCTCGGCGCGGCCTTCCAGGTCGGCGGCGGCATGGGAGCCACCGTCGCGCTCGCCGTGATCACCCACGACTTCGCCGACGGCTTCAACACCTACACGATCACCAGCCTGTACGGGAACGCCCGGCACAGAGCGGTCGCGATGTTGGTCGCGGACGCCCTCGCACCGGTGGTCGGCGCCGCGTCCACGCTGCTGTTCACCCTTCCGGAGGAGCTCCTCGGCAGCTATCTCGGGTTCTTCGGCGGCGCTCTGCTCTACCTGGCCGCCGCCGAGATCCTGCCCGAGGCCCATCACGAGCACCCCGCCGGCTCCACCCTGCTGTGCACGGTGTCGGGCGTGGGCTTCATCTGGCTGGTGGTGGGTCTGTCCGGCTGAGCTCACGGACCCGGCTCCGCGCTCCGGCCGGGCCGGCAGTGCGCGACGAACCGCGCCGCGGCCTCCGGAGCCCCCGCCCAGTGGGTGTGCACGTAGCT encodes:
- a CDS encoding penicillin acylase family protein, translated to MTIEVYRDAWGIPHLRAADPRELAFAQGRVTATDRAWQLEVERHRAQGTTAAFLGAAEVPWDTFVRRARLADTARRCFERLDPETGAWVRAYADGVNDGLPAGAGRAAEFAATGLSAGRWEPWTPLAVWLSTHILFAGFPAKIWRETVATRLGEEWTELFATDGPGTAGSNGWVVSGERTASGAPIVAGDPHRFIEAPGVYQQIRLACPEYDVVGIAVPGVPGLPHFGHTGRVAWAITNAMADYQDLYRERLRRRAGGGVEALGPDGWRPASAHVETVEVAGGEPVATEVIETDRGPVVTGPVGAAPGAADGPERDEDTGATASWEAVSLRCVPRVTGELGFGALSALLGAHRVADVDRAVDGWIEPVNVVQAADTEGGLLHRVAGRVPVRDRANSLRVVPAWEARHRWREAPAPLPRAEVRGHAVMANARGLAAPLGVEFAPAHRAARIDTLLGASAAWTAGAMASVHTDTDNPSAAPLLAVVRAAGTPRPPGGTASGVTPASRVVAARDAPSGTAPGTLSPAATRIRDRLLAWDRRMDAESTDAGLYAAVRGAVVRRITGHPVFAPLREPTPYPAVFQPWLALGPRVAYALETLLVAGPVPVADIARIVREALEEVATGPEPGAWGVTHRLAPWQALPDHDDAQWPGLAGDHDCVLSTSSVPGFTDRSARSSAARYVWDLAERDDSLWVVPFGASGVAGDPHHRDQLPLWLRGDLVPVTTDWHHLSKEHPHDAH
- a CDS encoding SCO1860 family LAETG-anchored protein; amino-acid sequence: MNSNTFRLPVRRTAAAVGALAVGPVLLAAPAAHATGGEGRATAVVLRTGLDVSLLDKTVEVPLRTTLNEVTAPETQSRTALTVNVPGAEKDRPIDLLRAEVATSRATVDERKAEGYVNLVKARVHVPGLPLLSLIEAEKVTARALCEVGEQPIAEAGVLGHVTVFGKKTTLSTGGRTQVTVPGVGEVVLDLSRTSTTSRTAAATALELKVEVDPLKLGVAEVKGVVTLAEATCATPKDTRTGGKPTERPTERPASEPADGGGVTTQNGGSNPAGQSLAETGGSSTTPYLAGGAVVLLAAGGGALVLARGRARA
- a CDS encoding ArsR/SmtB family transcription factor, translating into MLDRSSAEAYASWFGCLADPTRLQLLHLLATERTSMTIGALAAATGVGQSTVSAHVRRLAELEFVFVERVGTASHVRVNPDCLDEFPTAAEVVMGLAPVRVANSSRALAPWQTGERGE
- a CDS encoding bifunctional cobalt-precorrin-7 (C(5))-methyltransferase/cobalt-precorrin-6B (C(15))-methyltransferase, translating into MFTVTGSGADADAGGGGSWTSEATPVAEARAEAPGAPESVPAGGRLFVRAPAARRGAGAVGLAFARPRPAWDDAVVVDGAAAWDGPALDRAVNVCRVHPKVAVLPGPGVGPAELGAALVHRVDSRTLVVFSALGDPFRERFERVTPHEAMCRVWEAVDLVLCLDESRPQRHAPAVSGPLTGPGHWALPDTEFLPGATAGARSGEGSRAGSGFPRTGRNTGEGDAPAVAPPLPYEARALVLARLGPRTGDLVWDIGSGCGSVAVECARLGAGAVAVEETDAGAARIRGHAAALGAEVRVVRGAAPTVLSHLSDPDGVFVGDGCRDPRTVVLTAARRARRAVVVAAAARERLTPLRSALESSGFSVGGVLLRSQRLLPDDASSAAPVAPVFLLWGTR
- the cobC gene encoding Rv2231c family pyridoxal phosphate-dependent protein CobC, coding for MSAGDASGDGRTAGADAGDEARPGCRVVAGVGARSGVRAEEVAGLVEAALREAGLPVSAVRALATLRTRADEPGITGAAERFGVPVLAYASGALAAVPVPHPSAVPLAVSGTASVAEAAALLAAAETGDGAELVVPKRRSRHATCALARSIPLRPDEDAASVRLLPRARGYTRGQAAFDPPPPSPAPGLRSPPTIPTHPTAAMETHAHTDVHDLRHHGDAEVRDEKLVDLAVNVRTHTPPDWLRERIADSLTSLAAYPDGRSARAAVAERHDLPTGRVLLTAGAAEAFVLLARALPARRPVVVHPQFTEPEAALRDAGHEVGRVLLRAEDGFRLDPALVPADADLVVVGNPTNPTSVLHPAESLAALARPGRTLVVDEAFMDAVPGERESLAGRTDVPGLVVLRSLTKTWGLAGLRIGYVLADGETIATLERAQPLWPVSTPALVAAEACMSRAALAEAERAAYRIGVERAHLLAGLAEFDEVRAVASAEGPFVLVRIAHADAVRERLRALGFAARRGDTFPGLDRHWLRLAVRDRATTNRFLQALDQALLIAG
- a CDS encoding amidohydrolase family protein; the protein is MSDHVVLRVKGRVLVGPEDVRDELWCVDGRITFTRPSREALTVRGWALPGLVDAHCHVGLDRHGPVDDATSEKQALTDRDAGTLLIRDAGSPSDTRWIDAREDLPKIIRAGRHIARTRRYIRNYAHEIEPAELVAYVGREARRGDGWVKLVGDWIDREAGDLTACWPRAEVEAAIAEAHRLGARVTAHCFAEESLRDLVEAGIDCVEHATGLTEDTIPLFAERGVAIVPTLVNIATFPRLADGGEERFPRWSAHMRRLYERRYDTVRSAYDAGVPVYVGTDAGGSLAHGLVAAEVAELVKAGIPPLEALSATAWGARSWLGRPALEEGAPADLVVYDEDPRADVRVLAAPRRVIVNGRVIG
- a CDS encoding siderophore-interacting protein, which translates into the protein MGHGWEGVVLRLLRGRDFTFTVTGAEQVTEHYRRVYVTDGGLLAAAGVHPTMWVRIWFEGGGKPHQRAYTLVDPDPEAGTFGLEFALHDGLASRWARTCRPGDTVAATLQGTGFTVPEPRPGRLCVVGDAASLPAVNSLLDALPGVPATLWFETVHASDEGLPVRLDPDRHELRRVPRERDGAALVERVTAELPGLVGEDPYVWIACDTVTTRTLSARLRRRELGLPKERVHALGYWRPS
- a CDS encoding GNAT family N-acetyltransferase, producing the protein MTPTEPVHLRAVEGFGTVRVDRVDPEADAPLIHRWVNEERARFWGMGGTTVEQVRNIYAHLDSLTTHHGFLARLEGEPVALFQTYEPSADRVAACYEVRPGDIGVHLFLAPATTPEPGFSSKLLAELTDFALTGRTRAVAEPDTDNHKAIARLVRTGFVLGPEVLLPEVDLPEVFIPEKKARLAFLTP
- a CDS encoding permease; amino-acid sequence: MSDRLSAALTEFGVLLVELAVLLVVVSALMALMARRIGISRLQNWLGGGRLPGAAKGILLGFLTPFCTYSAVPVVIGMINARIRTATLTAFLLSSPVLDPVIVAVLIPLFGWKVTVAYVVATCLAVLLAALMADVAHLERALRPAKASAAVVTSESGPVTHPAAADDTCASPLYDPFTDTAAWGGWRAEARPALRYALDLARSLAIPLIVSVAIAAAILGLVPQELVARLAGPGNPLAVPVAAVLGAPFYVSTEAFLPIAAALHEAGMSLGAVFALIISAAGVNVPELGLLSRVMSRRLLAVYTLTVVGIAIAAGYLVMLS